From a region of the Buttiauxella agrestis genome:
- a CDS encoding phosphoadenosine phosphosulfate reductase domain-containing protein, which yields MFTDNSVVDIYDPVMQQANSSYSRNIISGDKWDSVWHALANDTDLNYTDKHEPVSMATLITEATSGIYKAITDGWTMSVGFSSGKDSTVVLHLFLMALVRAVRNGTNVSQHHFIQMSNTQVENPEIHYLATNVLGHLQSFIDKHNLPVTILVATPSMTQGWVGRILTGRGLPSWSNSGSRQCTFDLKITPLRKAKARYIKGLPDVCRKKVCLMLGSRDDESSSRAASIARMGGDATSVRHTAEGGELYPIKSWTTQQVWSFLTESGSAKNFLLPSFQENNFAIATLYKDATGECVWSAKTSSKSNGCGSRFGCFSCQAVSEDRSMTALIANDPDRYGYQEGLNRLQRYLTKIRFDWSKRNYIGRTLFTGGYIRLQPDVFSSAVTERLFHVCCSLDFAEAKRAEAVREKLLSGAIENTPHNRRMSKPQFRIVEETNVIHVDFLWSIHCFNPEPFRAVAIYRKVWEEGVLDLLDDEPEMEAVPRTPLPKADWLRIPGSIATRSHDGLSDPLAVMAYFDGEHDARAARAINTPSGKMMVASFAEEDEVMVDEDAASFIIWNEYDQLRQRVESGEFTPCSAAQYYLRYGVVSLAKGKGSLFHRLAQRGQLYQRMGLSDTIPLQTMLADPRHKIMTDHDYRLLAGRKIRGAVKKLRFWTCFALLVDLHIEHQTAVGEWIIRALQQEENVRQDSAVISDKNHMLDGIFSVCNLRLQWVEDHNGLSPATRQYFRYIRQKTLAYIRDCIAAGKKDALYGVMWELRLLAGNKRQATSSVTGFQWLDNELPKPQGIASRMLKSYLRVIIKCHEEADSR from the coding sequence ATGTTTACCGATAACTCGGTAGTTGATATTTACGACCCTGTAATGCAACAGGCTAACTCCAGCTATTCCCGGAATATTATTTCTGGTGATAAATGGGATTCCGTCTGGCATGCACTCGCGAATGATACTGACCTGAATTATACCGATAAACACGAACCCGTGAGTATGGCGACTCTGATCACCGAGGCCACGTCTGGTATTTATAAAGCGATTACGGATGGCTGGACGATGAGCGTTGGTTTTAGCTCTGGTAAGGACAGCACCGTGGTTCTCCATCTCTTCCTGATGGCGCTGGTCAGAGCGGTGCGCAATGGTACTAACGTCAGCCAGCACCACTTTATCCAGATGAGCAATACGCAGGTCGAGAACCCGGAAATCCATTACCTGGCGACTAACGTACTGGGACACCTACAGAGCTTCATTGATAAGCACAATCTGCCGGTGACTATTCTGGTCGCAACCCCCTCAATGACGCAGGGCTGGGTAGGCCGAATTCTGACCGGAAGAGGTTTGCCATCCTGGAGCAATTCCGGCTCCAGGCAGTGTACCTTTGACTTAAAAATCACACCCTTACGTAAAGCGAAAGCCCGATACATTAAAGGTCTCCCTGATGTTTGCCGCAAGAAAGTTTGCCTGATGCTTGGCTCCCGTGACGATGAAAGCTCATCCCGCGCCGCCAGCATCGCCAGAATGGGTGGGGATGCGACATCCGTAAGGCACACTGCTGAAGGAGGCGAACTTTATCCCATCAAATCCTGGACTACGCAGCAGGTCTGGTCATTCCTGACGGAAAGTGGGTCGGCAAAAAACTTTCTGCTTCCGAGCTTCCAGGAGAACAATTTTGCCATTGCCACGCTTTATAAAGATGCAACGGGCGAGTGTGTCTGGAGTGCTAAAACATCATCAAAATCAAACGGATGCGGTTCCCGCTTTGGCTGCTTTAGCTGCCAGGCGGTCAGTGAAGACCGCTCCATGACGGCACTGATTGCCAACGATCCCGACCGCTATGGCTATCAGGAAGGTTTAAATCGGCTGCAACGGTATCTGACTAAAATTCGCTTTGACTGGAGCAAGCGTAACTACATTGGGCGCACGTTGTTTACCGGAGGGTACATCCGACTCCAGCCAGACGTATTTTCATCTGCGGTGACAGAGCGTCTTTTTCACGTCTGCTGCTCACTTGATTTCGCTGAAGCGAAACGGGCTGAGGCCGTGCGCGAAAAGTTACTTTCCGGGGCGATTGAAAACACACCTCACAACCGAAGAATGTCAAAACCCCAGTTCCGTATTGTTGAGGAAACTAACGTCATCCACGTTGATTTCCTGTGGTCTATCCATTGCTTCAACCCTGAGCCGTTCCGCGCAGTCGCCATCTACAGAAAGGTCTGGGAAGAGGGCGTTCTTGATTTGCTTGATGATGAGCCTGAAATGGAGGCTGTTCCGCGCACCCCGTTGCCTAAAGCTGACTGGTTGCGAATCCCTGGGTCGATTGCAACACGCAGCCATGACGGACTCAGTGATCCGCTGGCAGTGATGGCCTATTTTGATGGTGAGCATGATGCTCGGGCTGCAAGGGCGATTAACACCCCCTCTGGCAAGATGATGGTCGCTTCGTTTGCTGAAGAGGATGAGGTCATGGTCGATGAAGATGCGGCTTCGTTCATTATCTGGAATGAATATGATCAACTCCGCCAGCGTGTTGAGTCGGGTGAGTTTACTCCATGCAGCGCAGCGCAGTATTACCTGCGTTACGGCGTGGTAAGTCTGGCTAAAGGTAAAGGGAGCCTGTTCCATCGACTGGCACAGCGTGGGCAGCTCTATCAGCGAATGGGGCTGTCGGACACGATCCCCCTGCAAACGATGCTGGCAGACCCTCGTCATAAAATCATGACCGATCACGATTATCGTTTACTGGCTGGACGCAAGATTCGCGGAGCGGTTAAGAAGCTACGTTTCTGGACATGTTTTGCGCTTCTTGTTGACCTTCACATCGAGCACCAGACAGCAGTCGGAGAATGGATTATCCGCGCACTGCAACAGGAGGAGAATGTTCGGCAGGATTCTGCGGTTATTTCCGACAAGAACCATATGCTTGACGGTATCTTTTCAGTCTGCAACCTCCGACTTCAGTGGGTCGAAGACCATAACGGGCTGTCCCCGGCAACCCGGCAGTATTTTCGGTACATCCGACAGAAAACACTCGCCTATATCAGGGACTGTATCGCCGCAGGTAAAAAGGATGCTCTTTATGGTGTGATGTGGGAACTGCGGTTACTGGCTGGCAATAAGCGTCAGGCAACCAGCTCTGTTACGGGTTTTCAATGGCTGGATAACGAACTTCCGAAGCCGCAAGGTATTGCCAGCCGGATGCTGAAATCTTACCTCCGCGTGATCATCAAATGTCATGAAGAGGCGGACTCGCGATAA
- a CDS encoding type I toxin-antitoxin system Hok family toxin — MKQPRQTVIWCLLIVCLTLLIFTGLTRSKLCELRFKDGNREVAATLAYEPGK, encoded by the coding sequence ATGAAACAGCCACGACAAACTGTTATCTGGTGCCTATTGATAGTGTGTCTCACACTACTGATATTCACCGGTTTAACCCGCAGTAAGCTCTGCGAACTGCGTTTTAAAGACGGTAACAGAGAAGTGGCTGCAACATTGGCATACGAACCCGGTAAGTAG
- a CDS encoding DUF957 domain-containing protein, which yields MKLESTIQGLEIMESWLEDNINCGTDIIFDNDEDNTDSEKALPSIQNALAVLNALDKVNLNNCLHCAQLIQESTARGEVADPGMTAQLVASLLAINGVKTSQSEELTHG from the coding sequence ATGAAACTAGAGTCAACTATTCAGGGGTTAGAAATTATGGAGTCCTGGCTTGAGGACAACATAAATTGTGGTACGGATATTATTTTCGACAATGACGAAGATAATACCGATTCTGAAAAAGCCCTTCCTTCCATTCAGAACGCCCTGGCTGTTCTGAATGCGCTGGACAAAGTAAACCTCAATAATTGCCTGCATTGTGCGCAACTCATTCAGGAATCGACGGCTCGTGGTGAAGTGGCTGATCCCGGCATGACCGCGCAACTGGTCGCGTCTTTGCTGGCGATTAACGGAGTGAAGACATCCCAGAGTGAGGAGTTGACTCATGGTTAG